In the Ursus arctos isolate Adak ecotype North America unplaced genomic scaffold, UrsArc2.0 scaffold_5, whole genome shotgun sequence genome, one interval contains:
- the STARD4 gene encoding stAR-related lipid transfer protein 4 — translation MEGLPDAAAFATRLKNTLIQYHSIEDDKWRLAKKTKDVTIWRKPSEEFNGYLFKAQGVIDDTVNSVIDHIRPGPCRLDWDSLMTSMDILEHFEENCCVMRYTTAGQLWNIISPREFVDFSYTVGYEEGLLSCGLSVDWSEKRPEFIRGYNHPCGWFCVPLKDSPYQSLLTGYIQTDLRGMIPQSAVDTAMASTLINFYGDLQKALQKA, via the exons atggaaggccTGCCTGATGCTGCCGCTTTTGCAACTAGACTTAAAAACACTCTCATCCAGTATCATAGCATTGAAGATGATAAGTGGCGACTTGCCAAGAAAACG aaagacGTAACAATTTGGAGAAAACCTTCAGAAGAATTTAATGGCTACCT TTTCAAAGCCCAGGGTGTTATAGATGACACCGTCAATAGTGTCATAGACCATATACGCCCAGGTCCCTGTCGCTTGGATTGGGACAGCTTAATGACTTCAATGGATATTTTGGAACACTTTGAAGAG AATTGCTGTGTGATGCGCTACACTACTGCTGGCCAGCTCTGGAACATAATCTCGCCAAGAGAGTTTGTCGACTTCTCCTACACTGTGGGCTATGAGGAAGGGCTTCTGTCCTGTG GGCTAAGTGTTGACTGGAGTGAAAAGAGACCAGAATTTATTCGTGGATATAACCATCCCTGTGGTTGGTTTTGTGTTCCGCTTAAAGACAGTCCATACCAGAGCCTTTTGACAGGCTACATTCAGACGGATCTGCGTGGGATGATCCCTCAGTCTGCGGTAGATACAGCCATGGCAAGCACTTTAATCAACTTCTATGGTGATTTACAAAAGGCCCTACAAAAGGCATAA